From Sphingobacterium bambusae:
CCATCGAGACCGATTCGGCGCGCGTGCGCGAGAAACTTTCCTTCGCACCGGTAGATGCCGGTATTGTATTGGTGCCTTCTATCGACAAGTTTAAAGAAATCAAGCTTCGCTTACTCAACGGAACGCATACTTTAAGTTGTGCGGCTGCGTTGTGGAGTGGTTTTAGCACCGTCAAGGAAGCGATGAACAATAGCACCTTCAAGCAGTTTGTCCGCGGGCTTATGCAGCAGGAAATTGGCAAGGCTATTCTAGATCCCTATATCGAGCAGCAGGATGTAGACGCCTTCTCCAGCAGTGTGATCGATCGCTTTAGCAATCCCTTTTTGGATCACCGCTGGGAAAATATAGCCCTCAACTTTACCTCCAAGATGAATATGCGCAATATCGCGCTGTTGGATAAATGGTACAGCAAAAACCTGGTGCCACCCCAGCATTTTGCGCTCGGCTTTGCGGCCTACCTCAAGTTTATGGATACGCAGCAAGCAGATGGTAAATATGTGCAGCAGCTACCGGCTGGCAGCGTCACCTTGCAAGACGAGTTTGCGCCGCAACTGCAGGAATACTGGAAAGAACCCAACAGTCTCGTGCAGCATGCACTCAGCGATGAAAGCCTTTGGGGCAAAGATTTAACCAAATACCCAGAATTTGCATCCACCGTACAACATTATTTGGACGAGATCAACGCATCGGGCGTATTGAAAACAATGGAAAAGCTAAATACAGCATGGCCAGTAGAATATTAAGGATACACCCCAAGGACAATGTGCTGGTGGCCTTGCAGGATCTCGCCCAGGGCGAAGTGATCGAATTTGAAGGAATAGATTATCAATTGGTCGATGCTATCCCGGCCAAGCATAAGTTTTTTATGCAGGATATGCAGCCCGCCGATGAGATCTACATGTACGGCGTGCTGGTGGGCAAAGCACAATATGCCATTCCGCGTGGCGGATTGATGAACACCGATAATACCAAACATGCGGCCGACCCCTATACGTTTCGGCCATACAACTACCATTGGGAGGCTCCAGATGTTTCCCGCTTTGCAGGGCGCACCTTCAATGGCTACCTGCGTAGCGATGGGCGTGTAGGTACCGCCAACTACTGGTTGTTCATTCCGACGGTATTCTGTGAAAACAGGAACCTTGACGTCATCAAAGAAGCCTTGTACAATGAGCTGGGCTATTCGGTAACGGGCAAATACCGTGCTTTCACGCACGAGCTGTTGGCCGCTTACGAAGAAGGCCAAGATATCGAGCAGCTTTCTCCGGATGCGCTGAGCGTGATCACGCATAAGCAAAATCGGGTATTCAAAAATGTCGATGGCATCAAGTTTTTAAATCACCAAGGGGGCTGCGGTGGCATTCGGCAGGATGCCGCGGTGCTGGGCAAGCTGTTGGCAGCCTATGCCGATCATCCCAATGTGGCTGGTGTGACCGTATTGAGCTTGGGCTGCCAAAACCTGCAGCTCACGGACCTGCTGGCCGATATCAAGGCGCGCAATCCACAATTTGATAAGCCCATGTTTGTCTTTGAGCAGCAGCAGTCCAAAAGTGAAGAGCAGCTGATCAAGGAAGCGATACAAAAAACCTTTACGGGCTTGGTGGAAATCAATAAGTTTACTCGCCAGCCGGCACCATTGAGCAAGCTTACCTTAGGCGTGAAGTGTGGGGGTAGTGATGGCTTCAGTGGCATCTCGGCCAATCCGGCGGTGGGCTACACCTCCGACCTGTTGGTGGCCTTGGGCGGCAAGGTGCTGTTGGCCGAGTTTCCGGAGCTCTGCGGTGCCGAGCAAAATCTGATCGATCGCACCATCGAACCCCAGGCGGCGCATAAATTTATGGCGCTGATGGGTGCTTACAGCCAAGCGGCCGAAAATGTAGGCTCCGGCTTCCACATGAACCCCTCGCCCGGCAATATCCGCGACGGTTTGATCACCGATGCCATAAAAAGTACCGGTGCGGCCAAGAAGGGCGGCAACTCGCCCGTGGTGGATGTGCTCGACTATACCGAAGAGGCCACCAAGCCGGGGCTTAATCTGGTGTGTACACCCGGCAATGATGTCGAGGCGACGACCGGCAAAACAGCTTCGGGCGCTACCTTGATCTTGTTTACCACAGGCTTGGGTACGCCGACCGGCAACCCGATCTGTCCGGTTATCAAAGTGGCCACCAACAATGCCCTAGCCACACGCATGGCCGATATCATCGATATCAATACAGGCGCCATTATCGATGGCGAGAAAACCATTGAACAAATGGGCGAGGATATCCTCGAATATTGTATCAAAGCGGCCAGCGGAGAGGTGATCCCCAAAGCTGTACAGTTAAATCAAGACGACTTTATCCCTTGGAAAAGGGGTGTAAGTCTATAAAACAAAGAGACATGAAAGCATTTTTAGACGACAATTTTTTATTGCAGAGCAAGACGGCGCAGGATCTTTACCATCAGTTTGCGAAGAACCAGCCCATCATTGACTACCATAATCATTTGATACCCGAGCAGATTGCCAATAACAGCCGTTTTGAAAACATCAGCCAGGTATGGCTGAACGGTGACCACTACAAGTGGCGGGCAATGCGCACCAACGGCGTATCCGAAAAATATATCACCGGCGATGCCTCCGATAAGGACAAGTTTTTGAAATGGGCCGAGACGGTGCCTTATACGTTGCGCAATCCACTGTATCATTGGACACACCTCGAGCTGCAGCGCTATTTCGGCATCACCGATCTTTTATCGCCCAAAACGGCGGAGAAGATTTACGAGGAGACGGCGGCAAAGCTGGCCGAACCGGGCTATGATGTGCGTGGCCTGTTGAAGCGCATGAACGTGGAGGTGGTATGCACCACCGATGATCCTATTGATGCGCTGAACTTCCACCAGCAGTTTGCCCAAGAGCAGGATAGCTTCAAGATGCTGCCTGCCTTCCGTCCGGATAAAGCGATGAACAGCGACGACCCCTCGGCGCTGAACGCTTATATTGGGCAGGTGGAGGAGGTAACCAACCGGTCGATCAGCAGCTACCA
This genomic window contains:
- a CDS encoding UxaA family hydrolase, whose protein sequence is MASRILRIHPKDNVLVALQDLAQGEVIEFEGIDYQLVDAIPAKHKFFMQDMQPADEIYMYGVLVGKAQYAIPRGGLMNTDNTKHAADPYTFRPYNYHWEAPDVSRFAGRTFNGYLRSDGRVGTANYWLFIPTVFCENRNLDVIKEALYNELGYSVTGKYRAFTHELLAAYEEGQDIEQLSPDALSVITHKQNRVFKNVDGIKFLNHQGGCGGIRQDAAVLGKLLAAYADHPNVAGVTVLSLGCQNLQLTDLLADIKARNPQFDKPMFVFEQQQSKSEEQLIKEAIQKTFTGLVEINKFTRQPAPLSKLTLGVKCGGSDGFSGISANPAVGYTSDLLVALGGKVLLAEFPELCGAEQNLIDRTIEPQAAHKFMALMGAYSQAAENVGSGFHMNPSPGNIRDGLITDAIKSTGAAKKGGNSPVVDVLDYTEEATKPGLNLVCTPGNDVEATTGKTASGATLILFTTGLGTPTGNPICPVIKVATNNALATRMADIIDINTGAIIDGEKTIEQMGEDILEYCIKAASGEVIPKAVQLNQDDFIPWKRGVSL